A single window of Bufo bufo chromosome 10, aBufBuf1.1, whole genome shotgun sequence DNA harbors:
- the LOC120980113 gene encoding cytochrome P450 2J6-like yields the protein MELSTALLLGFVLLAYLWWKTSRPKGFPPGPVSLPVFGNMLQIDFTNPLPALKKFSEVHGPVYSIYLGFNPAVVVRGLKDLKEVLVTRGVEFADRPQNRISDVISGRKGLVVAPYGRSWKEHRRFTLSTLRNFGLGKKSMEERIYEESVHIIEELKKNKNSLYDPHYVLENAVSNIICSIVFGRRYDYDDSTFQDILNLVCEHMKMATQFWAQLYNAFGFVRHLPLPHQKIFKNVKIVFGFLRKVVEEHKRTRVPEQPRDYIDCYLDEMDKVQRDDNKSTFEEETLFTCLVDLFVAGTETTSSSLDWCLLYMMLYPDIQEKCREEIDKIRGTRDHVDYEDRVNMPYTQAVLQEVQRFASVVPLGVAHASIKDLQLNGFTIPKGTTIITDLTSLHYDESQWKYPYDFNPENFLDKDGELKKVDSFLPFSAGPRGCLGENLARMEIFLFFTSLLTHFEFHLPDPKSPPDTTPVFGISQVPKRYKMRLVQRASIQ from the exons ATGGAGCTCAGCACAGCTCTTCTTCTGGGATTCGTCCTCCTAGCTTATTTATGGTGGAAGACGTCTCGCCCTAAGGGTTTCCCTCCTGGACCTGTCTCCTTGCCTGTGTTCGGCAACATGCTGCAGATAGATTTTACAAATCCATTGCCGGCACTGAAGAAA TTTTCAGAGGTACATGGTCCAGTGTACAGCATCTATCTAGGATTTAATCCAGCTGTCGTTGTCCGAGGACTTAAAGACCTTAAAGAAGTTCTTGTAACTAGGGGTGTTGAGTTTGCAGACAGGCCTCAGAACAGGATTTCAGACGTCATCTCAGGGAGAAAAG GACTGGTTGTTGCCCCATATGGACGGAGCTGGAAGGAGCACAGACGCTTTACCCTATCTACACTAAGAAACTTTGGTTTAGGCAAAAAGTCTATGGAGGAAAGAATTTATGAGGAGAGTGTACACATAATTGAAGAACtgaagaaaaataaaa acTCTTTGTATGATCCACACTATGTGCTTGAAAATGCTGTGTCTAACATAATTTGTTCAATTGTGTTTGGGAGACGCTATGATTATGATGACTCAACATTCCAAGATATTCTTAATCTTGTGTGTGAACACATGAAGATGGCAACTCAATTCTGGGCTCAG CTCTACAATGCATTTGGATTCGTCAGACATCTTCCCTTACCGCATCAGAAGAttttcaaaaatgtaaaaatagttTTTGGATTTCTCAGGAAGGTTGTAGAAGAGCACAAGAGAACCAGGGTGCCCGAGCAACCCAGAGACTACATAGACTGCTATTTAGATGAAATGGACAAG GTACAAAGAGATGATAACAAGTCAACCTTTGAGGAGGAAACCCTGTTTACATGTCTAGTAGATCTTTTTGTGGCTGGCACAGAGACCACATCTTCCAGCTTAGATTGGTGTCTTCTTTATATGATGCTGTATCCAGATATTCAAG AAAAATGTAGGGAAGAAATAGACAAGATTCGAGGAACGAGAGACCATGTTGACTACGAGGACAGAGTGAACATGCCATACACACAGGCTGTTTTACAAGAAGTACAACGCTTCGCCTCAGTTGTTCCACTAGGAGTTGCTCACGCATCTATAAAAGATCTACAATTAAATGGGTTTACTAtcccaaaa GGAACAACAATTATCACAGATCTGACTTCATTGCATTATGATGAGAGTCAATGGAAGTATCCATATGATTTTAATCCTGAGAACTTTCTGGACAAGGACGGAGAGCTTAAAAAAGTAGACTCCTTTCTACCATTCTCAGCAG GGCCCCGGGGTTGTCTTGGGGAGAATCTTGCACGTATGGAAATATTTCTATTTTTCACTAGTCTGCTGACACATTTTGAATTCCACCTGCCAGACCCCAAGTCTCCTCCAGACACCACACCAGTTTTTGGAATTTCTCAGGTTCCTAAGCGGTATAAGATGAGGCTGGTGCAACGTGCATCGATTCAATGA